Below is a window of Fibrobacter sp. UWB11 DNA.
CCGGCATAGGCATCCCCACTTCGGAACAAAAAAATATATTTAATGATTTTTATAGAGTCGGTGACGAAATGACTCGCAGCACCAAAGGCTCCGGACTTGGCCTTGCTATTGTCAAGCGCGTAGCGGAATCGCACAAGGCTACCATTTCGCTCACTAGCAAACCCGGCAAGGGCTCCACATTTACCGTACGATTCAAAAAGGCAGAATGATTATGCAACAACACAGAATCCTTATTGTTGAAGACGAAGAAATCATCCGGCTTGGGCTCCAGGATAACTTCGAGCTCGAAAACTACGAAGTCGAAACGGCATGCGATGGCGAAGAAGCTATCGCCAAGACGGACTCGTTCCAGCCGCACTTGATTTTGCTGGATGTGATGTTACCCAAGAAGAGCGGCTTTGAAGTCTGCCGTTTCATCCGCAAGAAACATCCGGAATGCATAATCATCATGCTCACGGCAAAGACCGAAGAGACCAGCAAGGTTGCAGGCCTCGACATGGGCGCCGATGACTACGTGACAAAGCCGTTCTCGATTCTTGAACTTTTGGCTCGTGTAAAGGCTTTTCTCCGCCGCATCGATCTCCAGAAAGCACCGGCCAAACAGCTTTCATCGGTGGACGTCATTGATTTTGCCGACATCCACATGGATTTCAAGAAGTTCGTTGCCACAAAGGGCGGTGTACCGCTTGAACTTTCCACAAGAGAATTCCAGATTCTC
It encodes the following:
- a CDS encoding response regulator transcription factor, which gives rise to MIMQQHRILIVEDEEIIRLGLQDNFELENYEVETACDGEEAIAKTDSFQPHLILLDVMLPKKSGFEVCRFIRKKHPECIIIMLTAKTEETSKVAGLDMGADDYVTKPFSILELLARVKAFLRRIDLQKAPAKQLSSVDVIDFADIHMDFKKFVATKGGVPLELSTREFQILKYFWQRRGEVILREDLLQDLWGYTPDNMPSTRTIDNHIVNLRRKLEDDQANPKIILSIRGAGYKFDA